One window from the genome of SAR202 cluster bacterium encodes:
- a CDS encoding enoyl-ACP reductase, with translation MINIDLNGKKGIVFGVANHRSIAWAISQKLLDAGAEVTIAYQSERFKSGVEKLIDGYSNASLEECDVSSDDSVSNLFANLKDKYKNIDFLVHSIAFAPREDLAGEFDEISRENFNIALEISSFSLITLVNNATKLMNDGGSILALTFQASQSVYPGYNIMGVAKAALENEVKQLAAEYGSREIRVNALSPGPMDTLAARGIHGFIDMKKIHAAKAPLKRNITHDEVGNAALFLCSDLATGITGTILPVDAGYHIMAV, from the coding sequence ATGATTAATATAGATTTAAATGGGAAAAAAGGCATAGTTTTTGGTGTGGCAAATCACAGAAGTATTGCTTGGGCGATATCACAAAAACTTTTAGATGCTGGTGCGGAAGTTACTATAGCATATCAAAGTGAACGTTTTAAGTCGGGAGTTGAAAAACTTATAGACGGTTATAGTAATGCATCGTTAGAAGAATGTGATGTCTCAAGTGATGATTCGGTTTCAAATTTATTTGCTAATCTTAAGGATAAATACAAGAATATAGATTTTTTAGTTCATAGTATTGCTTTTGCTCCAAGGGAAGATTTAGCGGGTGAATTTGATGAAATATCTCGTGAAAACTTTAATATTGCTTTAGAAATAAGTTCCTTCTCATTGATTACTCTAGTCAATAATGCTACAAAGTTAATGAATGATGGTGGTAGCATTCTTGCACTTACATTCCAGGCATCTCAATCTGTATATCCTGGATATAATATTATGGGTGTAGCTAAAGCTGCTTTGGAAAACGAAGTTAAACAACTTGCTGCTGAATATGGTTCAAGAGAGATTAGAGTTAATGCCCTTTCACCAGGCCCTATGGATACGTTAGCTGCTAGAGGTATACATGGATTTATAGACATGAAAAAAATCCATGCTGCAAAAGCGCCTTTAAAACGAAATATAACACATGACGAAGTAGGTAATGCGGCGTTATTTTTATGTAGTGATTTAGCAACAGGTATCACAGGTACAATTTTACCTGTTGATGCTGGCTATCACATAATGGCTGTATGA
- a CDS encoding MmgE/PrpD family protein, which translates to MMFLGREVNMSTTEKLAKFVVESKFDSYPEEASSQIKKSILDGIGTCLESTIRPIGRIISEFTEELGGNSDSRLLGSGIETSAVNAAFANGVLTHGADYDDSGKGFGHTACVLMPTVLALGEQYKLSGKAIMDAFTVGFEVGSKVGLNIGADHYERGWHKTSTMGALGGAAAASRILDLSVDETRAALGIATSTASGVRANFGYMTKPYHPGNSARGGIVSAMLAKKGFSANPSSIEGRHGYFAVFGDQQANLDGVTENLGNPLAICNAIRIKPWPCCAGTHAALTCLEEINAETKINPDDITEVEVLISQEPLEIAPNMWDPQTGFNGKFSLWYVIAAYLLDNKLDINSFSDRKVLRSKAQDLIGRINIKQHNDFAHLPPRAIESARFNEISIKMNDGTVLSHRVEIGRHLEGEDVKTKFRDNARLAGLSKSQIERLIGLIDNLEDVEDVTSIVDASIANVATGID; encoded by the coding sequence ATGATGTTTTTAGGAAGAGAGGTTAATATGTCCACTACAGAAAAATTAGCTAAATTTGTCGTTGAATCGAAATTTGATAGCTATCCTGAAGAGGCGTCAAGCCAAATAAAGAAATCTATCTTAGATGGAATAGGTACATGTTTAGAGAGTACGATTCGTCCAATCGGAAGGATAATAAGTGAATTTACAGAAGAATTAGGTGGAAATTCGGATTCTCGTTTGTTGGGAAGTGGAATAGAAACCTCAGCAGTAAATGCTGCTTTTGCAAACGGTGTACTAACTCATGGGGCTGATTATGACGATAGTGGTAAAGGTTTTGGCCATACTGCATGTGTTTTGATGCCAACAGTATTAGCTTTAGGTGAACAATATAAACTTAGTGGCAAAGCTATTATGGATGCCTTCACAGTTGGTTTTGAGGTAGGATCTAAAGTTGGTTTGAATATTGGTGCAGATCATTATGAGAGAGGTTGGCATAAAACTTCTACCATGGGTGCATTAGGTGGAGCTGCTGCTGCAAGTAGAATACTAGATTTATCGGTAGATGAGACAAGAGCGGCTCTTGGAATAGCAACTTCAACCGCTTCAGGTGTTCGTGCAAATTTCGGTTATATGACCAAACCATACCATCCTGGTAATTCTGCTCGTGGTGGTATTGTTTCTGCAATGCTTGCTAAAAAAGGATTTAGTGCAAATCCATCTTCTATTGAAGGTCGCCATGGATATTTTGCAGTTTTTGGAGATCAACAAGCTAATTTAGATGGTGTTACTGAGAATTTAGGAAATCCATTGGCTATATGTAATGCAATACGAATTAAGCCTTGGCCATGTTGTGCAGGGACTCATGCCGCTTTAACATGTTTGGAAGAGATAAATGCCGAAACAAAAATAAACCCAGATGATATTACTGAAGTAGAAGTTTTGATTAGTCAAGAACCGTTAGAAATAGCACCAAATATGTGGGATCCTCAAACTGGTTTTAATGGTAAGTTTAGTCTATGGTATGTCATAGCTGCATATTTGTTGGATAATAAACTAGATATTAATTCATTTAGCGATAGAAAGGTTTTAAGATCCAAAGCTCAAGATCTAATAGGACGAATAAATATTAAGCAGCATAATGATTTTGCTCATTTGCCACCTCGTGCCATTGAATCAGCAAGATTTAATGAAATCAGTATAAAAATGAATGATGGTACAGTCTTATCTCATAGGGTTGAAATAGGTCGTCATTTAGAAGGTGAAGATGTAAAGACTAAGTTTAGAGATAATGCTAGACTTGCCGGTTTGAGTAAATCACAGATAGAAAGACTTATAGGATTAATTGATAATTTAGAGGATGTTGAGGATGTAACATCTATAGTTGATGCTTCAATAGCTAATGTAGCAACTGGTATTGACTAG
- the rpoC gene encoding DNA-directed RNA polymerase subunit beta', with protein MTTETPEFNAVKIGIASPEQILNWSYGEVTKPETINYRTLRPEKDGLFCEKIFGPTKDWECYCGKYKKLRYKGVICDRCGVEVTRSKVRRERMGHIKLAAPVAHIWFAKGSPTRLGLLLDISPRNLERVLYFAQYIITSIDQESLDLLLSEMRQQEEQIEQNSMEAILAAVNNYIEHNKLDYGVFDEQNIAKLLAVSESDDDKELVKISQIATEIKASFETSLAQIKIKIDDIEQVALMQLLTENRYRELRDSLGDRFTAAMGAGSIMEILEGIDLDVLRDELAEEIKVTAGQRRKKAVKRLRIVESFRRSGNRSEWMIMTVLPVLPPDLRPMVQLDGGRFATSDLNDLYRRVINRNNRLRRLLELEAPEIIVRNEKRMLQEAVDALIDNGRHGRAIAGSHNHKLKSLSDLLRGKQGRFRQNLLGKRVDYSGRSVIVVGPELQMHQCGLPKKMALELFKPFVMNRLVMEGHAHNVKSAKRMVENGREEVWDILEEVISGRPVLLNRAPTLHRLGIQAFQPVLVEGSAIRLHPLVCTAFNADFDGDQMAVHVPLSEEAVREASEIMLSTHNMLRPSSGEPIVSPTLDIVLGCYYLTHIEEEAVHTNNRYLSSTSARQAYDADLIGLHDLISIKVEDEWIDTTAGRIIFNEILPKELSFRNVEMNSDNLGELINECYAELGNLITAEILDSIKKIGFGYATKSGTTISINDITISPKKQALINQATEDVDEIEEEYLNGLLSDEERYQRSIAIWTKTSDDMTGVIRESLPGYGGVYMMANSGAKGNLAQIKQMAGMRGLMSNPRGRIIELPIKSSFREGLSVLEYFISTHGARKGLTDTALRTADSGYLTRRLIDISQDVIILHEECDATEGYWIEDEPDNPLRPPFEYRITGRVVSEKVIHPDTGEILVEELITIDRLMAKRIIESGVKRVQVHSPLTCTCWRGICRQCYGQSLATGQTPLIGESIGIIAAQSIGEPGTQLTMRTFHTGGIAGDDITSGLPRVEELFEARVPKGVATLSEIDGVVEIVNDLEVRRIVVTDERDVDEEYILPEGYKFIVKNKQSVELGDILAEYKPKKSSKKTDEDSDENLPMIAKISGVVELNKTSIKLKWKEIQRREYLIPLSASLNITDGEIITAGTALTVGPQNPQDILRILGREAVQKYLISQVQAVYRSQGITINDKHIEIIVRQMLRKVRVDQAGDTELLPGEMIDRFVFEEQNRKIIEENGNPAIGSPVLLGVTRASLNTESFLAAASFQETTRVLTEAAVSGSTDPLLGLKENVIIGRLIPARLDISEEGRERYNLPYYDDTISVSSADEDKDLVESLSISDDIISSDPFAAVPIEDIDGVDFLSSGFQMENENTEESEEDS; from the coding sequence ATGACAACTGAAACTCCTGAATTTAATGCGGTAAAAATAGGTATAGCATCTCCAGAACAAATTTTGAATTGGTCTTATGGAGAGGTAACAAAACCTGAAACAATAAATTACAGAACTTTGCGTCCTGAAAAAGATGGATTGTTCTGTGAAAAGATATTTGGCCCTACAAAAGATTGGGAATGCTATTGTGGCAAGTATAAAAAATTACGTTATAAGGGCGTTATTTGTGATCGTTGTGGTGTAGAGGTGACACGAAGTAAAGTTCGTAGAGAAAGAATGGGTCATATAAAATTAGCCGCACCAGTTGCACATATATGGTTTGCTAAGGGTTCTCCTACACGTTTGGGTTTATTATTAGATATTTCACCTAGAAATTTAGAAAGAGTGTTATATTTTGCTCAATATATTATTACTTCCATAGATCAAGAATCTTTAGATTTATTATTAAGTGAGATGCGGCAGCAAGAAGAACAAATAGAACAAAATAGTATGGAAGCAATTCTTGCGGCAGTAAACAATTATATTGAACACAATAAATTAGATTATGGTGTTTTTGATGAACAAAATATAGCAAAATTATTAGCTGTCTCTGAATCTGATGATGATAAAGAGTTAGTAAAAATTTCTCAAATTGCAACTGAAATTAAAGCAAGTTTTGAGACTTCTTTAGCACAAATTAAAATTAAAATTGATGATATTGAACAAGTAGCTCTTATGCAGCTTCTTACTGAAAATCGATATCGTGAACTTAGAGATTCATTAGGCGATAGATTTACTGCAGCTATGGGTGCAGGTTCAATCATGGAAATTTTAGAAGGTATTGATCTAGATGTTCTGAGAGATGAACTAGCTGAAGAAATAAAAGTAACAGCAGGACAGAGACGTAAAAAGGCTGTTAAAAGACTAAGAATTGTTGAATCATTTCGTCGTAGCGGAAACCGATCAGAGTGGATGATAATGACAGTTTTACCAGTCTTACCTCCTGATTTACGGCCAATGGTACAACTAGATGGCGGTCGTTTTGCAACGAGTGATTTAAACGATTTATATAGAAGAGTTATCAATCGAAATAACAGGCTAAGAAGGTTATTAGAACTTGAAGCTCCTGAAATAATTGTTCGTAATGAAAAAAGAATGTTACAAGAAGCTGTTGATGCTTTAATTGATAACGGTAGACATGGAAGAGCTATTGCTGGAAGTCATAACCATAAACTAAAATCCTTATCAGATTTGTTGAGGGGAAAACAAGGACGATTTAGACAAAACTTACTTGGAAAGCGAGTAGATTATAGTGGGAGATCTGTTATTGTTGTTGGTCCCGAACTACAAATGCATCAGTGTGGTTTGCCAAAAAAAATGGCGTTAGAATTGTTTAAGCCTTTTGTTATGAATCGATTAGTTATGGAAGGTCATGCACACAATGTAAAAAGTGCTAAAAGAATGGTAGAAAATGGGAGGGAAGAAGTTTGGGATATTTTAGAAGAAGTGATATCGGGGAGACCTGTTCTTCTTAATAGAGCTCCAACATTACATAGATTAGGTATTCAAGCTTTTCAACCAGTTTTAGTAGAAGGAAGTGCAATTCGTCTACATCCATTAGTTTGTACTGCTTTTAATGCTGATTTTGATGGAGATCAAATGGCTGTTCATGTCCCATTATCAGAAGAAGCAGTTAGAGAGGCGAGTGAAATAATGCTCAGCACTCATAATATGCTACGACCTAGTTCAGGAGAACCAATTGTGTCGCCTACTTTAGATATAGTTTTAGGTTGTTATTATCTCACCCATATTGAAGAAGAAGCAGTACATACAAACAATAGATATTTGAGTTCTACAAGTGCTAGACAGGCGTATGACGCTGATTTAATAGGGTTACATGATCTGATTTCGATTAAAGTAGAAGATGAATGGATAGATACTACTGCAGGTAGAATAATCTTTAATGAAATTCTTCCAAAAGAATTGTCATTTAGAAATGTTGAAATGAATTCGGACAATTTGGGTGAATTGATTAACGAATGTTATGCAGAGTTAGGAAATTTAATTACTGCTGAGATATTAGATTCAATTAAAAAAATTGGTTTTGGTTATGCTACAAAATCTGGTACCACAATTTCAATAAATGATATTACAATTTCTCCTAAAAAACAGGCTTTGATAAATCAAGCTACTGAAGATGTCGATGAAATTGAGGAAGAATATCTAAATGGATTGTTAAGTGATGAAGAACGGTACCAACGATCAATTGCTATTTGGACAAAAACTAGTGACGATATGACTGGTGTAATAAGAGAATCACTACCTGGCTATGGTGGGGTTTATATGATGGCAAATTCGGGTGCTAAAGGTAACTTGGCACAAATTAAACAAATGGCAGGTATGCGAGGTTTAATGAGTAATCCTCGTGGTAGAATTATTGAATTGCCGATTAAATCAAGTTTCCGTGAAGGTCTTTCGGTTCTTGAATATTTTATCTCAACTCACGGTGCTAGAAAGGGATTAACTGATACTGCTTTGAGAACTGCAGATAGCGGATATTTGACTAGAAGGCTTATAGATATATCACAAGACGTAATTATATTGCATGAAGAATGTGATGCTACAGAAGGTTATTGGATTGAGGACGAACCTGACAATCCATTGCGTCCCCCATTTGAATATAGAATTACTGGAAGAGTAGTATCTGAAAAAGTAATTCATCCAGATACAGGAGAAATTTTAGTTGAAGAGCTGATTACTATTGATAGATTAATGGCAAAGAGAATTATTGAATCAGGAGTAAAACGGGTTCAGGTACACTCTCCTTTAACTTGTACTTGCTGGCGTGGCATATGCCGACAATGTTATGGTCAAAGTCTTGCTACAGGTCAAACTCCACTTATAGGAGAATCAATAGGAATTATAGCAGCACAAAGTATTGGAGAACCTGGAACACAGCTTACAATGAGAACATTCCATACTGGAGGAATTGCTGGAGATGATATAACTTCAGGTTTACCTCGTGTAGAAGAATTATTTGAAGCAAGGGTTCCTAAGGGTGTTGCAACGTTAAGTGAAATTGACGGTGTAGTTGAAATAGTTAACGACTTAGAGGTACGCCGTATTGTTGTAACTGATGAACGAGATGTTGATGAAGAATATATTCTTCCAGAAGGGTATAAATTCATTGTAAAAAATAAACAATCAGTTGAACTAGGTGATATTTTAGCAGAATACAAGCCTAAAAAATCTTCCAAGAAAACAGATGAAGATTCTGATGAAAATTTACCAATGATTGCTAAAATTTCTGGAGTAGTTGAATTAAATAAAACTTCTATAAAGTTGAAATGGAAAGAAATACAAAGGCGTGAATACTTAATTCCACTTTCTGCAAGTTTAAATATAACAGACGGTGAGATTATTACAGCAGGAACAGCCCTGACCGTTGGTCCTCAAAATCCCCAAGATATATTGCGTATTTTAGGTAGAGAGGCTGTCCAAAAGTACCTTATCTCACAAGTTCAAGCCGTTTATCGTTCACAAGGAATAACAATTAATGATAAACATATTGAGATTATTGTTCGTCAGATGCTTAGAAAAGTTCGAGTAGATCAAGCTGGAGATACGGAACTTTTACCCGGCGAGATGATCGATAGATTCGTATTTGAGGAACAAAACAGGAAAATTATTGAAGAAAACGGTAATCCTGCAATTGGAAGTCCAGTTCTTCTTGGAGTTACCAGGGCGTCTTTAAATACTGAAAGTTTCCTTGCAGCTGCGTCCTTCCAAGAAACTACAAGGGTACTAACAGAAGCAGCAGTAAGTGGATCCACAGATCCTTTACTTGGTCTTAAAGAAAATGTGATTATCGGTAGGTTAATTCCAGCCAGATTAGATATCTCTGAAGAAGGCCGTGAAAGATATAATCTTCCTTATTACGATGATACCATTTCTGTTTCAAGCGCTGATGAAGATAAAGATTTAGTAGAAAGTTTATCTATATCTGATGATATTATTTCTTCTGATCCCTTTGCCGCTGTTCCAATCGAAGATATTGATGGTGTAGATTTTCTATCTAGTGGTTTCCAAATGGAAAATGAAAATACCGAAGAATCAGAAGAAGATTCATAA
- a CDS encoding DNA-directed RNA polymerase subunit beta, which produces MVAIEPSASIKRIENSFASSTLEASVPNLIQVLSQSFESFKTEGMTELLNEISPIEDFNNTRYELNFVSHEFREPKYSESECRELEKTYASALYVTAQLKIKQTGEIKENQIFLADIPFMTSNGTFIINGAERVVVSQLVRSPGVYFTVEEDPVTGRKMGNAKFVPYRGAWLEFETSSRDIISVKVDRKRRIPVTTFLRAIGFDSPQAILEEFKSFDTDADHTYIKTTLDRDPNAIERKDALIELYRHIRPGEPPTLENSEAMLHNLFFNPRRYDLGRVGRYKVNKRLGGDYNIEDKTLTKSDIVAVVKKILDINNGRETPDDIDHLGNRRVRAVGELIQNQLRVGLVRMERVVKERMTINDPETTTPSSLINQRPVGAAVREFFGGSQLSQFMDQTNPLAELTHKRRLSALGPGGLSRERAGFDVRDVHHSHYGRICPIETPEGPNIGLLGSLATYARTNEFGFIETPYRKVIHELLSHDGELIGRTINEPVRDDQGKTMIRKGSVVTNRTFTKLSSIPEMKIKVQAYVTDKSEHIHYLSADDEEKYVIAQANAILDEKGQISSEKIEVRRGEDFAIESPDQIDYMDISPKQIVSVSTALIPFLEHDDANRALMGSNMQRQAVPLLRPDAPIVSTGMERRVAIDSGQVVISDVDGEVTVCGSDYIVIKDNQGKDHEYQLRKFFRTNQGTCMNQRPIVFKGDKVYAGQPIADSSSTDGGRLALGQNVLVAFMSWEGYNFEDAIIVSERLLQEDKFTSIHIEKHECEARDTKIGPEEITRDIPNVGEESLRNLDEDGIIMPGAEVGPGDILVGKITPKGETDLSAEEKLLRAIFGEKARDVKDSSLRVPHGERGKVTKVSIFSRDNGDDLPAGANKLVRVWIAQTRKISVGDKMAGRHGNKGVISRIMPVEDMPYTADGTPVDIILNPLGVPSRMNLGQVLETHLGMGAKGMNFDAVTPVFDGASDLGIQDTLAKSWFVAESACIQKHGSINLDLLRDWLSERGYNYEEIYREDIVGLATEACHRIWLNNRNVSTDGLSREELNDKIRELNANHDDVPPTFGKTKLYDGRTGEAFDMPVTVGLVYMLKLIHLVEDKIHARSTGPYSLITQQPLGGKAQFGGQRFGEMEVWALEAYSSAHNLQEMLTVKSDDVLGRVKTYESIIKGEDIVQPGIPESFNVLLKELQSLGLSVELLREADQPFGLLNEYDEAALLDMDIDTDQIIPSFEDDEIASNLDTAGNLANLKDSGFIDSVDVDEEL; this is translated from the coding sequence ATGGTTGCTATTGAACCTTCTGCCAGTATTAAGCGTATTGAAAATAGTTTTGCTTCGAGTACCCTTGAAGCAAGTGTGCCAAACTTAATTCAGGTATTGAGTCAATCTTTTGAGTCATTTAAAACAGAGGGAATGACAGAATTATTAAATGAAATTTCACCAATAGAGGATTTTAATAATACTCGTTACGAGCTAAATTTTGTAAGTCATGAGTTCCGAGAACCCAAATACAGTGAATCAGAATGTAGAGAATTAGAAAAAACTTATGCATCGGCTTTATATGTTACTGCCCAATTGAAAATAAAACAGACCGGAGAAATCAAAGAGAATCAAATATTTCTTGCTGATATACCATTTATGACATCAAACGGTACATTTATTATTAACGGTGCTGAACGTGTTGTAGTTAGTCAGCTTGTTAGATCTCCAGGTGTATATTTTACAGTCGAAGAAGATCCTGTAACAGGAAGAAAAATGGGAAATGCTAAATTTGTTCCATATCGTGGTGCATGGTTAGAATTTGAAACAAGTTCGAGGGACATAATTTCTGTAAAAGTCGACAGGAAAAGAAGAATACCTGTAACCACGTTTTTGCGTGCAATAGGTTTTGATTCACCTCAAGCTATTTTAGAAGAATTTAAATCTTTTGATACTGATGCAGACCACACTTATATCAAAACTACTCTTGATCGCGATCCTAATGCTATAGAGCGAAAAGATGCTTTAATTGAATTATACCGACATATAAGACCAGGAGAGCCTCCAACTTTGGAAAACTCCGAAGCGATGTTGCACAATTTATTTTTTAATCCTAGAAGGTATGACTTAGGCAGGGTGGGAAGATATAAGGTTAACAAGAGACTAGGTGGTGATTATAATATCGAAGATAAAACTCTTACCAAGTCAGACATTGTGGCAGTGGTTAAGAAAATTCTAGATATCAATAATGGTCGTGAAACTCCAGACGATATTGACCATTTAGGCAATAGGAGAGTTCGTGCCGTTGGTGAATTAATACAAAATCAATTACGAGTAGGTCTCGTTAGAATGGAACGTGTTGTAAAAGAACGTATGACCATTAACGACCCGGAAACCACAACACCTTCTTCATTAATTAATCAGAGACCAGTGGGCGCGGCAGTGAGAGAATTTTTCGGTGGATCTCAATTATCCCAATTTATGGATCAGACTAACCCATTGGCTGAGTTAACTCATAAGAGAAGACTTTCAGCACTAGGACCAGGAGGTTTATCTAGAGAAAGAGCAGGGTTTGATGTAAGAGACGTACACCATTCTCACTATGGCAGAATCTGCCCTATTGAAACACCTGAGGGTCCAAATATTGGTTTGTTGGGTTCACTTGCAACTTATGCTCGTACCAATGAATTTGGATTTATTGAAACACCTTATAGAAAGGTTATTCATGAATTACTTTCGCATGATGGAGAGTTGATTGGTAGAACAATTAATGAACCTGTAAGAGACGATCAAGGTAAAACTATGATTAGAAAAGGATCTGTAGTTACAAATAGAACTTTTACTAAATTAAGTTCTATACCTGAAATGAAAATAAAAGTTCAGGCTTATGTTACAGATAAATCCGAACATATACATTATTTATCTGCCGATGATGAAGAAAAGTATGTAATTGCTCAAGCAAATGCAATACTTGATGAAAAAGGACAAATTTCTAGCGAGAAAATTGAAGTTCGAAGGGGTGAGGATTTTGCAATTGAAAGTCCTGACCAGATTGATTATATGGATATTTCTCCAAAACAAATTGTTAGTGTTTCAACCGCTTTAATTCCTTTTTTGGAGCATGACGACGCTAATAGAGCATTGATGGGTTCAAATATGCAAAGACAAGCAGTTCCATTATTGAGACCTGATGCTCCAATTGTTAGTACGGGTATGGAACGAAGAGTTGCTATTGATTCAGGCCAGGTAGTGATTTCTGACGTAGATGGTGAAGTTACAGTTTGTGGAAGTGACTATATAGTTATAAAAGATAATCAAGGCAAAGATCATGAATATCAATTAAGAAAATTCTTTAGGACAAATCAAGGTACTTGCATGAATCAAAGACCTATTGTTTTTAAAGGAGATAAGGTTTATGCAGGTCAACCAATTGCTGATTCCTCTTCTACTGATGGTGGAAGATTGGCACTGGGACAAAATGTACTAGTAGCGTTTATGAGTTGGGAAGGATATAACTTTGAGGATGCAATAATTGTAAGCGAAAGATTGCTTCAAGAAGATAAATTTACCTCTATCCATATTGAAAAACATGAATGTGAGGCTAGAGATACAAAAATTGGTCCGGAAGAAATAACAAGAGATATACCAAATGTCGGAGAGGAAAGTCTTCGAAATTTGGATGAAGATGGAATAATTATGCCTGGGGCTGAAGTAGGTCCAGGTGACATATTAGTCGGTAAAATTACGCCAAAAGGCGAAACAGACTTAAGTGCAGAAGAGAAACTATTGAGGGCTATATTTGGAGAAAAAGCTCGTGATGTTAAGGACTCTTCTTTAAGAGTTCCGCATGGTGAAAGAGGTAAAGTAACGAAAGTTAGCATATTTAGTAGAGACAATGGAGATGATTTACCTGCTGGAGCAAATAAACTAGTGAGAGTTTGGATTGCACAAACTAGAAAAATATCAGTAGGCGATAAAATGGCGGGACGTCATGGGAATAAAGGGGTTATTTCTAGAATAATGCCAGTAGAAGATATGCCATACACAGCTGATGGTACCCCAGTAGATATAATTTTGAACCCATTGGGAGTCCCTTCAAGAATGAATCTTGGCCAGGTTTTAGAGACTCATCTGGGTATGGGTGCTAAAGGAATGAATTTTGATGCAGTAACACCAGTATTTGATGGCGCAAGCGATCTTGGAATTCAGGATACTTTAGCTAAATCTTGGTTTGTGGCCGAATCTGCTTGTATACAAAAACATGGATCTATAAACCTTGATTTACTAAGAGATTGGCTATCTGAAAGAGGTTATAACTATGAAGAAATTTATCGAGAAGATATAGTCGGATTAGCTACAGAAGCTTGCCATCGTATCTGGCTTAATAATCGCAATGTTTCTACCGATGGTTTATCCAGAGAAGAGTTAAATGACAAAATCAGAGAGTTAAATGCTAACCATGATGATGTTCCACCGACTTTTGGAAAAACTAAACTGTATGATGGTAGAACAGGCGAGGCTTTTGATATGCCAGTTACAGTAGGTCTTGTTTATATGCTCAAACTAATTCATTTAGTTGAAGATAAGATACATGCTCGATCTACAGGTCCATATTCTTTAATAACACAACAACCTTTGGGCGGTAAGGCTCAATTTGGAGGTCAAAGGTTTGGAGAAATGGAAGTTTGGGCATTAGAAGCGTATAGCTCTGCTCATAACTTGCAAGAAATGTTAACGGTTAAGTCTGATGATGTATTAGGTCGGGTAAAAACATATGAATCAATTATTAAAGGTGAAGATATAGTACAGCCTGGAATTCCAGAATCTTTTAATGTACTTCTAAAAGAATTACAAAGTTTAGGTCTTTCGGTTGAATTATTACGAGAAGCAGACCAACCTTTTGGCCTTTTAAATGAATATGATGAGGCTGCCTTACTTGATATGGATATAGACACTGACCAAATAATTCCAAGTTTTGAGGATGATGAAATTGCTTCCAATTTGGATACAGCCGGTAATTTGGCAAATTTAAAAGATAGTGGATTTATTGATTCCGTAGATGTGGATGAAGAACTTTAA